The Sandaracinus amylolyticus genomic interval AACGAGATCGTGCTCGCGAGCGAGGCGGTGCAGCGCCTCGCGGGCGACCGCGTGCTCGTCGGTCGCGCGCTCGTCGACGCGCTGCCCGAGGTCGCGACCGACGAGGTGATCGCGGCGATCGACGATCTCCGTCGCACCGGACGCGAGCTGCATCGCTCCGAGGTCTCGGTGTGGATGCGCGACGAGACCGGCGCGATGACGCAGCGCTACTTCGATCTCGTCGGCCGCCCGATCCGCGCGCGGGACGGCGGCGTCGACCTCGTCGCGATGTTCGCGCAGGACGTGACCGAGCTCGTGATCGCGCGGAAGACCGCGGAGTCCGCGAGCCGCGCGAAGGACGAGTTCCTCGCGATGCTGGGGCACGAGCTGCGCAACCCGCTCGCGCCCATCCGCACGGCGCTCGAGCTGCTCGCGCGGCGCGACGGCGGCACGGCGCGCCTCGAGCTCGAGGTGATCGGCCGTCAGGTCGAGCACCTCGTCGGGCTGGTCGACGACCTGCTCGACATCTCGCGGATCGATCGCGGCAAGATCGAGCTCCGCCGCGAGACGGTCGATCTCGCCGAGGTGATCGAGGCCGCGGTGGAGATGGCGGGCCCGCTGATCGCGAAGCGCGAGCAGGAGCTGCGCGTCGACGCGCCGGCGCGCGAGCTCTGGGTCGACGGAGATCGCGCGCGGCTCGTGCAGATCTTCGCGAACCTGATCACGAACGCGTCGAAGTACGGCGAGCCGCGCGGGTGCGTCGAGATCGAGGCGAAGTACGAGCAGCGGCGCATCGCGGTGCGCGTGCGCGACGACGGCGCGGGGATCCCTTCCGAGCTCTTGCCGCGCATCTTCGATCTGTTCGAGCAGGGGCGTCGCACGCTCGATCGCTCGATGGGCGGGCTCGGTCTCGGGCTCGCGATCGTGCGGAGCCTCGTGCGCCTCCACGGCGGCGACGTGTCGGCCGCGAGCGAGGGCGTGGGCCGCGGATCCGAGTTCACCGTGCGGTTGCCCGCCGCCGACGAGCCGACCGAGCGCACCGCGGCGCCGGTGATGCGACGGGTGGAGGCGCCCACCACCGGCGCGGCGCGGCTGCGCGTGCTCGTCGTCGACGACAACGAGGACGCGGCCGATCTGATCGCGGTCGCGCTCGCGACCGAGGGCTACGAGACCGCGACCGCGCACGACGGCGCGAGCGCGCTCGAGACCGCGGGGTGGTTCTCGCCGCACGTCGCGGTGCTCGATCTCGGCCTGCCGGTGATGGACGGCTGCGAGCTCGCGCGGCGCCTGCGCGAGCTGCCGGAGCACGCGCTCGTGCGGCTCGTCGCGGTGACCGGCTTCGGGCACGACTCCGACCGACAGCGCGCGCGCGAGGCGGGGTTCGACGCGCACCTCTTGAAGCCGATCGAGCTCGACGATCTGTGCGACGCGATCGAGGGGCGCTCCGCGTTCGACAACCGCATCACGCGCTGATCGCGCGGCACAGGATCGCAGCGTGCACGACCGCGCTCGGAGGTCGACATTGCGCGAGCGCCCCGCGTCGAGGCCGCGCGCCGCGTAGGCCCGCGCGCGAGTGGTTGTCTCTCGTCGCTCCGCGCTCATGACCGCGGAGAGCGCGCGAGCTCGCGCCCTGTGTGGAACGAGGAGGCGAGGTGACGCGAGGCGCGCTGGGGACCGCGAGCGCCGCGCTCGTGCTCGCAGTCGGGTGCCGAGGGCCACAGTCGGCGCTCGATCCCGGAGGGCGCGAGGCGGCGCAGCTCGCCGATCTGTTCTGGCTGATGACGTGGGGCAGCGCCGTCGTGTGGCTCGCGTCGGTCGGGCTCGCGGTGTACGCGGCGTACGTCCCGCGCGCGCCGATCTCGACCGATGCCGCGAACCGCCTCGTCGTCGTGTTCGGCGCGGTGATCCCGACGCTCGTGCTCGGCG includes:
- a CDS encoding ATP-binding protein; this translates as MDAAGLATPERGVARLPRFAPAATRSDPLRSEIRTAYSDGADWRTRLEGLLAATPNLICAVRGDANEIVLASEAVQRLAGDRVLVGRALVDALPEVATDEVIAAIDDLRRTGRELHRSEVSVWMRDETGAMTQRYFDLVGRPIRARDGGVDLVAMFAQDVTELVIARKTAESASRAKDEFLAMLGHELRNPLAPIRTALELLARRDGGTARLELEVIGRQVEHLVGLVDDLLDISRIDRGKIELRRETVDLAEVIEAAVEMAGPLIAKREQELRVDAPARELWVDGDRARLVQIFANLITNASKYGEPRGCVEIEAKYEQRRIAVRVRDDGAGIPSELLPRIFDLFEQGRRTLDRSMGGLGLGLAIVRSLVRLHGGDVSAASEGVGRGSEFTVRLPAADEPTERTAAPVMRRVEAPTTGAARLRVLVVDDNEDAADLIAVALATEGYETATAHDGASALETAGWFSPHVAVLDLGLPVMDGCELARRLRELPEHALVRLVAVTGFGHDSDRQRAREAGFDAHLLKPIELDDLCDAIEGRSAFDNRITR